The sequence TGCTTGAGGCTATCAAAATAGTCCTCATAGATTGGATTGAATATCTTTTGCGCGCCCTGAGCATTTATGTTTTCTATCAAACATAAATACCCAAAAGCAAAAGCCAGAATAAGAAAAAGGTACTTTTTAAAAGAGTAAAAAAAATTCATATCTCTATTTTCTACAATTAATTTGGTGAAATTCTAACTGAACTACAAAGAATATGAGAAGTTTGGTGGTATTCTATTTTTTGTACCTTGTTCAATGTCAAATGTTTATGGGTATACGAAGTCTTTGTATGCATTCTGCCCAGAAATTACTGGACTACTGTCTATTTTCCAGAGATATATTTGTAATGAACACTTGGTATTGAAGGCATTTCAAGGTCAAAGAATATTTCTCTCTTTACTGGAATCCAAGCCGAAATCAACATGACAAAAAGTTAAACTAAAAATGTTGTTGAATTTTTCTTATTTCTTAAAGAATTAAAACTTTTCGAATTACAATCCTCTCGGTCATCACATTTCCAGTATTCTTGGTGTTTTGAGGCTCAAAAAGCAAAAGATAAACTTCCTCATCTGCTATTGGATAGTGCTCAACTCCTCTGGGAATAATTAACATCCCACCCTCACCCAAGGTTATGCTTCGATCTCGAAACTCAATCTTTAGAGTTACAAAAAAACTCATCTTCTCCCTTTTGATTATGCCATAAAAACTCACCTTTAGCTAATTTGACATCTTGCCCATTGAGTTCACCAATGATCTTGGGACTCCAGTGCTCCTTAATCAGATCAAATTTTTCGTTTATGTTGACTTTATTCAAGATAGGATCAAGAAAATTTTAGAACTATAATTTATTAGGAATATTAAGGGATAAAACTTTTAAAATAGAGTTTGTTCTAAATCGGAGAGTTTGTTAATCTAAATGGATTTAAAATCTTTTGTTCTTAAATACCATTAAATTCATTTTCGTTTTCAGTTTTGAAAAAAAGGCAAACATAATCCGAAGAAAAGTTTGCCTTTTAAATAAATCAAAACTTATTTTTCAAGATAGAAAACCCAATTAATGCGTTCCTCCAGTTGGCTGTTCCATCATTTTCATCGCTTTTTCAATTGTGGCTTTCATATTCAATGATTCTCCTCCTTGACTTGGTGGGTAATCAACTAATGATTTCAAATGTGCCTGTAGGAAAGGAACAGCAGCTGTAGGAGCCCAAAGTTTTTGAGCAACGAACTTTCTACCTACATATCCCCACTCTTCTGAATCAGGAGTCATTTTCTCCATCGGATCCATTAATAGATTAACAATATAAGGGACGCTTGGATAGGATTTTTCGTCGAACCAGTTTCCACCATGTTTTACACCAATATGCATTTTCCAGGCATCTACTCTGATTGCCATCAAATCTGATTCATCGTAATAAAACATTTCTCTTCGGGCAGATTTATCTGTTTTACCAGTCCACAGATCCAGGTTATTATATCCATCCAAATGTGTTTTGAAGGTTTGGTCACCCATTTTCTTTCCAGCTAATAGTTCTTCTTTCAAATTTGGAAGACCTGCAGCAGCTGCGAGTGTCACATATAAATCTTCATGGCTTTGAATTCCATTGGAATAGGTTCCTGCCGGTATTTTACCTGGCCATTTTACAAGCATCGGTACGCGGAGGCCACCTTCCCAAGTAGTTCCTTTTTCACCTCTAAATGGTGCATATCCTCCATCAGGCCAATACATCAATTCATTTCCATTATCAGTAGAATAGATCACAATCGTGTTATCTTCTTCCCCCATGTCTTTAATTTTCTGAAGGACTTTTCCGATAAGTTCGTCATGCTCGATCATCTTTGCACGAACTACATCTTCTTCTGCGCGACCCTCATTTACAGCCGCTTGGATGTATTTGTTTGTGCTATGAGACCAAATATGGGTAGCTGTTGTATTGTACCAGATAAAAAATGGTTTATCCTCTTTGCCCACTTTATCCAGATATTTCAATGTTTCTTCTGTTACCTCCGCATCAAAAGTTTCCATTCGCTCCCGGGTAAGCGGGCCCGTATTCTCGATGCGTTGCTTCCCAACCTTACCGAATTTCGGGTCAACAGTAGGCTCGTCAACATCTGTAGCCCAAGCATGTAAAACTCCTCTTGGCCCAAATTTCTCTAGATATGCGGGGTTTTTCTGTCCAGGATAATCCAATTCCTCTGGCTCTTCTTCTGCATTGAGGTGATAGAGGTTTCCAAACCATTCATCAAATCCATGCATGGTCGGCAAAAACTCATTACGATCACCCAAGTGATTTTTTCCGAACTGCGCCGTGGCATAGCCTTGGGTTTTTAGCACTTGTGCCAAAGTAGGATCTACTGCCTGAATACCTTGCGTGGAACCAGGAATACCAATAGTAGTCATCCCTGTTCTTACTGGCAATTGTCCCATGATAAAGGCAGCTCTTCCAGCTGTACAACTTGGCTGTCCGTAGTGATCTGTAAACAACATTCCATCACGGGCTATGCCATCAATATTAGGAGTTCTACCCATCATTCCGTGGGTATAAGCACCAACATTCCAATATCCAATATCATCGCCCCAAATGACTACAATATTTGGTTTATCCTGTGCATTTGCCAATAGAGGCAGAAATAACAGAGTAAGAATGGCTATTTTTAAAAACGATAATTTTTGTTTCATAATAAAAGTTTAAAATTGATTACATAATTAAGATTAAAGTTTACGTTAATTGTTATTTCATTTCAAAAGGGTAAATCACTTTCCAATCCTTCTTCATATCTACCACGGTCCACCCTTTATTAAGTGCTTCCTCCAAGCCTTTATCTAATCTCCCAATAGAAGAATTCTTATCATAGGCCCATTCACGCTCAGCATCAGTATGGTGCAAATACAATTGAAATGATTTATACTTATTGGAATCCGTCCACTGAAGCATTTGCAAATCTCCATCAGAGTTTCCAGAGGCGAATACAGGTTTTTTGCCGATAAACCTGTTGATCCCAATAGGTTTACCTTCCTTATCATCTATAAAGTCAATTTTTGGAATTCGTTTGATAATTGGGTTTCCATTATTGTAATCAAATTCGGTCGCGATACTACTTCCTACTACTTGATCAGAGGGGATTCCATATGCCTCATCTACCCAAGGTCTCATAAATTCAATTCCTCCACCAGATACGATAAAGGTTTTAAATTCATTCGCTCTTAGGTAGTCCAGCAACTCTAACATGGGTTGATAGATCAATTCATTAAAAGGTCTATCAAAGCGAGGATGTCTGGAAGTTTCTAACCAGTCGATTACGATTTGCTCAAATTCTTCCGTGGACATTCCAGTATGGGAAGCCATTACCAATTCCAATAAACCATGCTCCCCAAATGTGCTTAGCGTTTTCATATCGTTTTCCAAAACAGACTTGAATGGTTGTTGGGTAGACCATTCAGGATGTTCTGATGCTAAGGCTTTCACTCGATCAATGGCAAAAAATAATTGGAAATAAGCAGGCTGCTCCGACCACAAATTTCCGTCATTGTCGAAAGTTGCGATACGATCTTCTACAGGTATAAAGTTTGAACTGGATGGATTGGTTACATCCATTACATAATCAATAATTGCTTGTTTTGTGGGTCCTTCATTCCAAGAAACAAGTTCAGGATTTTGAACTTCCTCCATTAAACCAACATTAGATTCTTCTTTAGGAGTGCAAAAAGTGAGTAGTAAAACTGATGCTAATAATAAAAGAAATGGGAGCGCTAAATTTCTCATAAACAATATCTTATAGGATAGTTTTTAATTGAATAAAAAGATTTTTAATTGAAAGGATCTGTAAACTTTTTATACAAATAGATAATGATAACCAAGTTAAAAATTTACAAAATTATCATTGGATATTCTTATTTACCCATTAAGAAATCATTACTAAGGAAAAAAATAATCAGGATATTATATCTAATTCCGAAAAGACCTTGCTAAATTCAATTGAATCTATGCAAAAAATCAAGAATCAGATTTTCTATTTTTTCTCAGACTTATCCTTTAAGTACTTGGAAGGGGATTTTCCCATAACTTTCTTGAAAGCAGCAGAAAATGAATTTCGATTACTAAATCCAGACAATTCTCCAATCGCTTCCAAGGTGTAATTTTCCGCCTGATCAGAATCCAATAATTGGCAACAATAAAAAATCCGCTCTCTATTAATATAATCTGGAAATGAAATTCCTAGATGATGATTTATATATTGGCTCAATAAATAATGAGGAATCCCAGAATCTTTTGCTAAGTCATTTATAGAGTACCCTTTAATTAAAAAAACTTTCTCCTCTAGTTTCATTTTTAGGATTTGGTCCAAATCAGCTGCTTTTTCTTCGTCGATAGAAGGACCTTTTGGCAGGTTTTTGGATCCATCCGGTTCTGGTTTTTCTAAGGTCATTTTTTCCCCTGAAAAATCAAATCCATATAAAATATTTGGAAAGTATAACAAAAACAGTCCTGTGGACAAGTCTTGCAATGCCGCTCCAAAGTGAACAGCTTTAAACAAAACATCTTTATCTAAACTTCCTAAAGTGAAATAAAAGGGTAAAAACATAACTAATTGGAAAAATAAATAAGTCTGAATCCAATGATAAACATCCTTTTTTTCTCCCAAAGCGGGATTCGCTTTTTTAAATTTCCAAACGAGAATCAAACTTAAAATCCAATAAAAATTGACTAAAATTGTTCGAAAAGGAGTATAAAATCCTGATGGAAAAAATCTGCTTTGAGTAAAGCTTACAATCAAATAGGGATCATTTACTTCCGAAAGAATCAAATCTAATTTTTCGGAGGAATTCATCATTAATACAGGCCAATAATCAACAGTGTAGATAAGGGCTGGCAATAAATGAATCAAATGCCACCATTTAAATTGGGATTTAAATAGGGTAAATTGGATATATAAAAAAGGTAAAAAAGCATAAATCAAACCTGCTAAATTACCTGTTCTATAGATAAAGGGAAAATGGATAATTAAGCCAGTATCTATCAAACCTGCCAAGAGAATTCCATGGGAAAGAAACAAAAAACTCAGTCCCATTAGGATGTTGGTAGATCTCTTTTTTATTCCATAAGTCAATAAAACTATACTCAAAAGATATCCTAAGGAGCAGGAAAATACATAAATGAAATTATAAAAATTTAGTTCAAGCTTCATTTCGTGGCTTTGGTAAGTTTCATTCTGAGTAAACGAATACTTACAATGGATTAGATTAAAAGAAACTTAAGGAATTAGATTTAGAATTATTTAGGAAATAAGAAAACAACAACTGCTCTCCAGCCCCAATCTGCTTTGCCTTTATCTGGTGCAGCTAAATTTAATCTAGGTCCGATGGCAAACTGAGTTTTCTGCTTTCCAATACTTGTCACTGCAGAAATGGTTGGGTTTAACCAAAGTGTGCTAGTGGAGGCTTTCCAATTCTGTGTCCATTCCATATTTGCTCCAATACCTGCTCCAGACTTCCAATTATAGACAATAAATGGCTGAACAAACATCTGGCTTACATCGGGTCTATCTTCATTTCCGACAACGGACCAAATTTGATTGACTAAGCCTCCCATGGTCCATCCATTTATCTGCTTCAGAGCCACTACTGTTGGA comes from Algoriphagus halophilus and encodes:
- a CDS encoding cupin domain-containing protein, coding for MSFFVTLKIEFRDRSITLGEGGMLIIPRGVEHYPIADEEVYLLLFEPQNTKNTGNVMTERIVIRKVLIL
- a CDS encoding arylsulfatase, with the protein product MKQKLSFLKIAILTLLFLPLLANAQDKPNIVVIWGDDIGYWNVGAYTHGMMGRTPNIDGIARDGMLFTDHYGQPSCTAGRAAFIMGQLPVRTGMTTIGIPGSTQGIQAVDPTLAQVLKTQGYATAQFGKNHLGDRNEFLPTMHGFDEWFGNLYHLNAEEEPEELDYPGQKNPAYLEKFGPRGVLHAWATDVDEPTVDPKFGKVGKQRIENTGPLTRERMETFDAEVTEETLKYLDKVGKEDKPFFIWYNTTATHIWSHSTNKYIQAAVNEGRAEEDVVRAKMIEHDELIGKVLQKIKDMGEEDNTIVIYSTDNGNELMYWPDGGYAPFRGEKGTTWEGGLRVPMLVKWPGKIPAGTYSNGIQSHEDLYVTLAAAAGLPNLKEELLAGKKMGDQTFKTHLDGYNNLDLWTGKTDKSARREMFYYDESDLMAIRVDAWKMHIGVKHGGNWFDEKSYPSVPYIVNLLMDPMEKMTPDSEEWGYVGRKFVAQKLWAPTAAVPFLQAHLKSLVDYPPSQGGESLNMKATIEKAMKMMEQPTGGTH
- a CDS encoding HAD family hydrolase yields the protein MRNLALPFLLLLASVLLLTFCTPKEESNVGLMEEVQNPELVSWNEGPTKQAIIDYVMDVTNPSSSNFIPVEDRIATFDNDGNLWSEQPAYFQLFFAIDRVKALASEHPEWSTQQPFKSVLENDMKTLSTFGEHGLLELVMASHTGMSTEEFEQIVIDWLETSRHPRFDRPFNELIYQPMLELLDYLRANEFKTFIVSGGGIEFMRPWVDEAYGIPSDQVVGSSIATEFDYNNGNPIIKRIPKIDFIDDKEGKPIGINRFIGKKPVFASGNSDGDLQMLQWTDSNKYKSFQLYLHHTDAEREWAYDKNSSIGRLDKGLEEALNKGWTVVDMKKDWKVIYPFEMK
- a CDS encoding helix-turn-helix domain-containing protein; the encoded protein is MKLELNFYNFIYVFSCSLGYLLSIVLLTYGIKKRSTNILMGLSFLFLSHGILLAGLIDTGLIIHFPFIYRTGNLAGLIYAFLPFLYIQFTLFKSQFKWWHLIHLLPALIYTVDYWPVLMMNSSEKLDLILSEVNDPYLIVSFTQSRFFPSGFYTPFRTILVNFYWILSLILVWKFKKANPALGEKKDVYHWIQTYLFFQLVMFLPFYFTLGSLDKDVLFKAVHFGAALQDLSTGLFLLYFPNILYGFDFSGEKMTLEKPEPDGSKNLPKGPSIDEEKAADLDQILKMKLEEKVFLIKGYSINDLAKDSGIPHYLLSQYINHHLGISFPDYINRERIFYCCQLLDSDQAENYTLEAIGELSGFSNRNSFSAAFKKVMGKSPSKYLKDKSEKK